From Spartinivicinus ruber, the proteins below share one genomic window:
- the pgsA gene encoding CDP-diacylglycerol--glycerol-3-phosphate 3-phosphatidyltransferase: MNIPNILTTLRIVLIPIIVVIYYVPMPWSYHVSAIIFAVAAITDWFDGYLARKLNQTTPFGAFLDPVADKLMVAVALVLLVEEHANFWLTLPALIIIGREIVISALREWMAELGKRTSVAVSFIGKLKTTAQMVAIFVLLTAPVGIETTGYFIGFGLLYVAAILTLWSMVVYLKAAWPDLDPFKNTHEVTKSNEE, translated from the coding sequence ATGAATATCCCAAATATTTTAACCACATTAAGAATAGTACTAATCCCCATCATTGTGGTTATTTACTATGTACCGATGCCCTGGAGTTATCATGTTAGTGCCATTATTTTTGCAGTGGCTGCTATTACCGACTGGTTTGATGGATATTTAGCTAGAAAGCTCAATCAAACGACACCTTTTGGTGCATTTTTAGATCCGGTTGCTGACAAACTCATGGTTGCTGTTGCTTTGGTCTTGTTGGTTGAAGAGCACGCTAACTTTTGGTTGACCTTACCAGCTCTTATTATTATTGGTCGTGAAATCGTTATTTCAGCCTTGCGTGAGTGGATGGCAGAGTTAGGCAAGCGCACCAGTGTAGCGGTGTCTTTTATAGGCAAGCTTAAAACCACAGCACAAATGGTCGCTATCTTTGTGTTGTTAACTGCACCTGTAGGTATTGAAACGACAGGTTATTTTATTGGATTCGGGCTGCTATATGTGGCTGCCATTCTCACGCTATGGTCAATGGTGGTGTATTTAAAAGCAGCCTGGCCAGACCTTGACCCTTTTAAAAATACCCATGAAGTCACTAAAAGCAATGAAGAGTGA
- a CDS encoding tyrosine-type recombinase/integrase, whose protein sequence is MGRKRNDESSNWLPPRVYRGKSAYEFHPKCGGNIRLCNLDASRSLVLKRYQEELEKYTQQSTSFTSLCQEFMTSTEWYDLSLTTRKDYEKYFHKVNKVFGRMLLSRIRPQHIRQYMDKRGRKSKVQANREHAFLSKVFSWGYERGRLNKNPCHGVKKYTEKPRDRYITDQEYELIYKHASLVVKIVMEISYLCAARISDVLHLTYQQIQEEGIFIKQGKTGKKQIKAWSEDLRRAIKLARTLPGLSSFNVIHKVNGTRYSYDGFRYHWNLAKKRARQEISEQGLNINLDFTFHDIKAKGISDFEGSLSDKQEFSGHKTITQTEIYDRKIRVVPTVNRKDKKHDS, encoded by the coding sequence ATGGGCCGAAAACGCAATGATGAAAGCAGTAACTGGCTACCACCCAGGGTATATCGTGGTAAGTCAGCTTACGAATTCCACCCAAAATGTGGTGGCAATATCAGGCTTTGCAACTTAGATGCTAGCCGCAGTTTAGTACTGAAGCGTTATCAAGAAGAGCTAGAAAAATATACACAACAGTCCACCTCCTTTACTAGCTTGTGCCAAGAATTCATGACTTCAACTGAATGGTATGATCTTTCTTTAACCACACGAAAAGACTATGAAAAATACTTTCACAAAGTAAATAAAGTGTTTGGGAGAATGCTCCTAAGCAGAATCAGGCCACAACATATTCGTCAATACATGGATAAGCGAGGTAGAAAATCAAAAGTGCAAGCAAATCGGGAACACGCCTTTTTAAGTAAAGTGTTTTCCTGGGGATATGAGCGAGGAAGACTAAACAAAAATCCATGCCATGGCGTTAAAAAATATACAGAAAAACCCAGAGACCGCTACATCACTGATCAAGAATATGAGCTTATTTACAAGCATGCTTCACTAGTCGTAAAAATTGTTATGGAAATATCATACCTTTGTGCAGCCCGCATTAGCGACGTACTACATTTGACTTACCAGCAAATTCAAGAGGAAGGTATATTTATTAAACAAGGAAAAACTGGCAAAAAACAAATTAAAGCATGGTCTGAAGATTTGCGAAGAGCTATTAAATTAGCCAGAACATTACCAGGGCTTTCTTCCTTTAATGTTATCCATAAAGTTAATGGTACCCGATACAGCTATGATGGTTTTCGTTATCACTGGAATCTGGCTAAGAAAAGAGCACGACAAGAAATTAGTGAGCAAGGATTAAATATTAATCTAGATTTTACTTTTCACGATATTAAAGCAAAAGGTATTTCTGACTTTGAGGGGAGCCTTTCCGACAAACAAGAGTTTAGCGGCCATAAAACCATCACCCAAACTGAAATATATGACAGAAAAATTCGGGTAGTTCCAACCGTGAATCGAAAGGACAAAAAACACGACAGTTGA
- a CDS encoding DUF4224 domain-containing protein — protein MQEAPQATQVVTESELQDITGAKMAYKQREVLEKHGIFYIERLDGAIRTTWHHINNPLNRQKLDTEEPDWSSME, from the coding sequence ATGCAAGAGGCTCCACAGGCAACTCAAGTAGTTACTGAGAGTGAACTTCAGGATATTACTGGTGCTAAGATGGCCTACAAGCAAAGGGAAGTTTTAGAAAAGCATGGTATCTTTTATATAGAGAGGCTTGATGGAGCAATCAGGACAACCTGGCACCATATTAACAACCCTCTCAACCGGCAAAAACTTGATACAGAAGAGCCTGACTGGAGTTCGATGGAGTGA
- a CDS encoding DUF2303 family protein — translation MEHNNVQELIKLGASQVIHNKEGIPFVAISSDYKLVSIEDYLPHPIKTRQYVKMNTVKSFIEYVNRFKNPHTTIFADDQSHLFKGIIDFHVSQDEPRSGKHTVEYGCPLSREWEAWQNRNNEKMDQTSFAEFLEERAEDIVSPSGAELLEIALKFNVIRKAVFGSAMRLNTGEYQFTYSEDNQKGTVELPEQIKLGLAPFHNGEKYEVKAKLYYRLQEGNLLLWYKLVEPERVIEDAFYEVTQNIQVGVGDLMVIEGKSLTC, via the coding sequence ATGGAACACAATAACGTACAAGAATTAATTAAATTAGGGGCTAGCCAAGTCATACATAATAAGGAAGGCATACCCTTTGTTGCTATAAGTAGTGACTATAAGTTGGTGAGCATTGAAGACTATCTGCCACACCCTATCAAAACACGGCAGTATGTGAAAATGAATACGGTTAAATCATTTATTGAGTATGTTAACCGTTTTAAAAACCCTCATACGACCATATTTGCTGACGACCAGTCTCACTTATTTAAAGGCATTATTGATTTTCATGTTTCACAAGATGAGCCAAGAAGTGGTAAGCATACAGTTGAGTATGGCTGCCCACTTTCTCGTGAATGGGAAGCTTGGCAGAACAGAAATAATGAAAAAATGGACCAAACCTCCTTTGCCGAATTTCTCGAAGAAAGAGCCGAGGATATTGTTAGCCCCAGCGGGGCCGAGCTATTGGAAATTGCCCTGAAATTTAATGTTATCCGTAAAGCGGTTTTTGGCTCAGCTATGCGGTTAAATACTGGGGAATACCAGTTCACCTATAGTGAAGATAATCAAAAGGGAACCGTTGAATTACCTGAACAAATCAAATTAGGGCTAGCCCCTTTTCATAATGGTGAAAAATACGAAGTGAAAGCCAAGCTTTATTATCGGCTACAAGAAGGCAATCTGTTGTTGTGGTACAAGCTGGTAGAGCCTGAACGGGTGATTGAAGATGCTTTTTACGAAGTTACCCAAAATATTCAAGTTGGTGTTGGCGACTTGATGGTGATTGAAGGTAAATCCTTAACTTGTTAA
- the rdgC gene encoding recombination-associated protein RdgC — MYENATVYHLKANADYVVERLLGGVRDAEFTPCSKYQELSYGFVPVKKGSYLETRKKLAVFKVKLEKKVLSPTVLRQRVIEAVEDHKDLTGERLTKLQIECLRKEIRTGLIPRAPKITTVIEVYIDTEQGCLVVNNQDTDVNKLFLQLFIQMVSSGKAGIMLENTVAA, encoded by the coding sequence TCACTTAAAAGCTAATGCTGATTATGTTGTTGAGCGGTTATTAGGTGGAGTTAGAGATGCGGAGTTTACCCCTTGTAGTAAATATCAAGAATTAAGTTATGGATTTGTACCGGTTAAAAAAGGCAGTTACCTGGAAACACGAAAAAAATTAGCAGTATTCAAAGTTAAATTAGAGAAAAAGGTATTATCACCTACTGTTTTAAGGCAGCGTGTCATTGAAGCTGTTGAAGACCATAAAGACCTTACTGGAGAGCGTCTAACAAAACTGCAAATTGAATGTTTACGGAAAGAAATTAGAACTGGACTGATTCCTCGGGCACCCAAAATAACGACAGTAATTGAGGTTTATATTGATACTGAGCAAGGCTGCTTGGTCGTTAATAATCAAGATACCGATGTAAATAAACTATTTCTACAGTTATTTATACAAATGGTTAGCAGCGGCAAAGCCGGCATAATGCTAGAGAACACGGTGGCGGCATGA